A window from archaeon BMS3Bbin15 encodes these proteins:
- the clcA gene encoding H(+)/Cl(-) exchange transporter ClcA — MLPKYFYSSEFRYFKRWSIIGILIGIGAGIGSILLYSLLNIGTRLFLGNTGFVPPTAGQSLSKAISWVPSHNPLLLIPIITIGGLISGFIVYKYAPEAAGGGTDVAIRAFHKEGGKIRKRVPIIKMIASVMTMSTGGSGGREGPIAQITAGFGSFVADALKLNERDRRIAVAVGIGAGIGSIFKAPLGGAILSIEILYKRDYENDVLISSVIASIVGYSIFCLYDGFTPLFSAQIYHWNIYQIPLYMILGVAAAFFGILYKESFSYTKSFFDRLKVRNYFKPAIGAFLVGVIAVILIFLFPQFKGAAGFGAIGMGYGFIQLALYNALPIDVIVILIFAKIVMTSLTIGSGGSGGEIVPGFLIGAMTGEALGKIFAITLPWLVSPDMVPAFAMIGMAALLGGIGKVPIAVLIMVSEMTGDYSLLMPAMVAIVGSYALTGSHSLFMEQVDTRIHSPAHSNEYFNLLLKLYRVKDAMRKEFPTVEEKDSLQQAMLKMRHGISALPVIKEGEMRGLIRLRDLLEHPMEKWQDMSIGDLMRHKYATVTPDTSLREALDIMEERDVGTLVIITPRAPQKPLGIILKRDVIRIGEAKFGEKSDMYGESIR, encoded by the coding sequence ATGCTTCCAAAGTACTTCTATAGTTCAGAGTTTAGATATTTCAAAAGATGGTCAATAATCGGGATTCTCATTGGAATCGGTGCAGGAATCGGGTCAATACTGCTTTATAGTCTGTTGAATATTGGAACCCGACTATTCCTTGGTAATACTGGTTTCGTGCCCCCTACGGCCGGGCAGAGTTTAAGTAAAGCTATATCCTGGGTTCCTTCACACAATCCTCTTTTACTTATTCCCATAATAACTATTGGAGGATTGATATCTGGATTTATTGTATATAAATATGCACCCGAAGCTGCTGGAGGAGGAACTGATGTTGCTATAAGGGCTTTTCACAAAGAAGGAGGGAAAATCAGAAAGAGAGTACCCATAATTAAGATGATAGCTTCTGTTATGACCATGTCTACTGGTGGAAGCGGAGGAAGAGAGGGGCCAATTGCTCAGATTACTGCAGGTTTTGGCTCTTTCGTTGCGGATGCCCTTAAGCTCAATGAAAGGGATAGAAGAATAGCTGTGGCTGTTGGTATTGGAGCAGGCATTGGAAGTATATTTAAGGCACCTCTGGGTGGCGCCATTCTCAGCATTGAAATTCTATATAAGAGGGATTATGAAAATGATGTCCTTATATCAAGTGTTATAGCAAGTATTGTTGGTTATTCAATATTCTGTCTATATGACGGATTCACACCTCTATTTTCAGCACAGATATACCACTGGAACATATATCAGATACCTCTCTATATGATTCTTGGTGTAGCTGCAGCTTTCTTTGGAATCCTTTATAAAGAGTCATTCTCCTACACAAAATCTTTCTTTGATAGGCTGAAGGTCAGGAACTATTTTAAACCGGCTATCGGAGCCTTTCTTGTAGGAGTTATTGCTGTAATTCTGATTTTTCTGTTTCCCCAGTTTAAAGGAGCTGCTGGATTTGGTGCCATTGGTATGGGTTATGGTTTCATTCAGCTTGCTCTGTACAATGCGTTACCTATCGATGTTATAGTTATTCTCATATTTGCGAAGATTGTCATGACTTCATTGACAATTGGTTCCGGTGGTTCCGGTGGTGAAATTGTTCCGGGTTTTCTGATAGGTGCAATGACAGGTGAGGCCCTGGGTAAAATCTTTGCAATAACTTTACCCTGGCTGGTTTCACCTGACATGGTGCCTGCTTTTGCTATGATAGGAATGGCAGCCCTTTTGGGCGGTATTGGAAAGGTTCCAATAGCGGTTCTTATTATGGTTAGTGAAATGACTGGTGATTATTCTCTTCTCATGCCAGCAATGGTTGCAATAGTTGGTTCCTATGCGCTCACGGGAAGCCATTCACTGTTCATGGAGCAGGTTGATACAAGAATACATTCTCCAGCTCATTCCAACGAATATTTCAATCTGCTTTTAAAGTTGTACCGTGTTAAGGATGCCATGCGCAAAGAATTTCCAACTGTAGAGGAAAAAGATAGTCTCCAGCAGGCAATGCTTAAAATGCGCCACGGTATCTCAGCTTTGCCTGTGATAAAAGAAGGGGAGATGAGGGGTCTTATAAGGCTTCGTGACCTACTCGAACATCCGATGGAAAAATGGCAGGATATGAGTATCGGGGATTTGATGCGCCATAAATATGCTACAGTTACACCTGATACCTCTTTGAGAGAAGCTCTTGATATTATGGAAGAGAGGGATGTCGGCACTCTTGTAATTATAACACCAAGAGCTCCACAAAAGCCACTGGGTATAATTCTCAAGAGAGATGTAATTAGAATAGGAGAGGCAAAGTTCGGAGAAAAAAGTGACATGTATGGAGAATCTATTCGGTAA
- the fkpB_2 gene encoding FKBP-type 16 kDa peptidyl-prolyl cis-trans isomerase: MSEEIDENVIILKVHYTGKLENGEIFDSSIEEVAKEADIYNPSRNYEPLEVKLGSGQLIPGFEKALVDMKAGEKKEVTIPPEEGYGHEIQELFNTIKMEVFKEADIEPEIGMLLETDMGVGMVHEIKEDKVTLNFNHPLTGKTLIFTIEVIEILE, encoded by the coding sequence ATGTCTGAAGAAATAGATGAGAATGTAATTATATTGAAAGTGCATTATACTGGAAAGCTTGAAAATGGAGAGATTTTCGATTCTTCTATTGAGGAAGTTGCAAAAGAAGCTGACATTTATAACCCATCTCGAAATTATGAACCACTGGAAGTTAAACTGGGTTCCGGTCAGCTTATTCCTGGCTTTGAAAAAGCACTTGTGGATATGAAAGCTGGGGAGAAAAAAGAAGTTACAATTCCTCCTGAAGAAGGCTATGGGCATGAGATACAGGAACTCTTTAACACTATTAAAATGGAAGTGTTCAAAGAGGCTGATATAGAGCCCGAGATTGGTATGCTACTCGAAACAGATATGGGTGTAGGAATGGTACATGAGATTAAAGAAGACAAGGTAACCCTGAATTTCAACCATCCCCTTACAGGAAAAACTTTGATTTTTACAATTGAAGTTATCGAGATTCTGGAGTAG